The DNA window GCTGTAATAACAGTACATGCGCTCGGCGAAATTGCGCTCAGGCTCACCCTGCACCTCGGTATGCACCAGCACCCAGCGCTCTTCGCCATCCAGCAGCCGCACCCTGGCCAATTTGTCGACATAACGCCGACCACTTTCGGCATCACCGGTGATCTTCTGCAATTCCTTGTCGAGAAAGAGCGCCGGCTGACGCCAGTCGACCAGACCGCCGATATCCGGAAACAGCAGTTGCAGGAAGGACTGGAAGAAGACTTCCAGGGCCTCTTTCCAGGGTGAGTCATGGTCTTCGTTCATGCCGCGTACCAGTCGCCGCCATCCATTTGCGGGCCAGACTGTGAGCGCGCCATGGACAGCACAACAGCACCGAACAGGATCTGTGAAACCGGTCACAGGACAATTCATGGTTTTGTGAAATCGCTCACGGTTCATGGCCTCTGGGTGAACCGACAGCCCAGGCAAGCGATGCCTATCATTCTCAGCCAAAAATGCTAGATTGCCGCCTCTTCGTGCAAAGAGGTGGTGATCATGGGAGAAAAAGACGGGTCTCCGGCGCTCAGCCGGCGCGGTTGTCTCGGGTTGTTGCTGATCGGGCTCGCCTTTATCGTGCTGGTCTATACCGTGATCATCTACATCATGACCAAGCCGCAGGATGAAGTGACCGAGGCCAATGAGCGCCAGGCCATCGAGCTGTGCTGGCAGCGTGCCGAAGACACCGAGCGCAGCTTCACCCGCGACAGTTGCAAGGAAATGGAGAAACAGTTCAAACGCAAGTTCGGACGTGAGCCATGAGCCTGCTGCGACGTGCCGTGCAACGACTGACCTTCAAGCACCTGGTCATCGCCCTGATCCTGCTGATCCTGCTGGCCATCACGCTGATCTGGTGGCGTACCGGTGCAGCCTACCTGCGGCCCTACAGCGAACAGGCAGTCTTCTTCCAGGGCGACAGCCTGCGCCTGCCGCCCGAGCTGGCCGGGCCGGGGCCGATCCGCGTGGTGCACTTCTGGGACCCGGCCTGCAAGCGCTGCAACGGTGAGCCCGATGCCCACCTGCGCTACCTGATCGGTATCTATCGCTTTTCCGGCATCGAGTTCTACAGCGTGCAGCGCCCGGGCAGCAGCGGCGAACTCGCGCCGTTCCTGCAAGGTCTGCTGAAGCCGCTGCCCGGTATCGAGGGCATGGAAGCATTGCCCGCCAGCCCCGCGCTGGCGATCTGGGACAAGGACGGCGAACTGGCCTATGCCGGCCCCTACAGCGAAGGCCTGGTGTGCAACTCGAGTAACAGCTTCGTCGAGCCGGTACTCGATGCGCTGACCTCCGGGCGCAAGCTCACGCTGTCCAGCAACCTGGCCGTCGGCTGCTATTGCACCTGGGGGGAATGATCCTTCCGTCGCATAGTGTGCGGCATGTTGTCGCACTACTTCCTGCGCAGCAAAGCCCACCCTTCGACCCAGAGCGGTGGGCAAGCCCCGACTGGCCTATCTCTGACGCGCCAAGCCCCACCTGAACGCCACTCGCAAAGGGCTCCGGGCCTCGTCGAATCAACCGAGATTGATTTGCGTCAAGGACTTTTCGTCATCATCATGTTGCCCCTCGCATGACCCCGACAGGCTTTCAGGCTGACTCGCGTGCAGTCTCCAGGCCTCGACAGGCTTTTTTCACCGAACATTCCTGCGAATGCCGCGCAAGCGGTATGCATGAGTTCGGGGTGTGGGACATCACTTTGCTGAAGAGTCGTGAAATGAAAGAAGAGAAGTGCCATCGCTATCTACGCCTGCTCCTGATGACGTTCGCCCTGGCAGCCCTGAGCGGTTGTGACTGGGCGCTGTTCGACTCCAAGGGCCAGGTCGGCGCCGAGCAAGGCAAGCTGATCCTGATCGCTGTCGGACTGATGCTGATCGTGGTCATCCCCGTGATCATCATGACCTTCGTGTTCGGCTGGCGTTACCGCTCCACCAACAAGGACGCCAGCTACACCCCCGAATGGTCGCATTCGCACAAGATCGAGCTGGTCGTCTGGGGTGTCCCGCTGATCATCGTCGCCATCCTGGCGGTGCTGATCTGGAAGACCTCCCACTCCCTCGACCCCTATCGCCCCCTCGAGTCCGACAAGCCGGCCTTGCAGATCGAAGTGGTTTCGCTCGACTGGAAGTGGCTGTTCATCTACCCGGAACAGGGCGTGGCCATGGTCAACGAGCTGGTGATTCCGGAGAAGACGCCGGTGACGTTCCACATCACCTCCGACACCACCATGAACACCCTGTCGATCCCGCAACTGGGCGGCATGATCTACGCCATGGGTGGCCAGCGTACCCAGCTCAACCTGATCGCCAACGAGCAGGGTGAGTTCTTCGGTCAATCGGGCAACTACAGCGGTATCGGCTTCTCGGCCATGCGTTTCACCACGCATTCGGTCAGCGACCAGGCTTTCGACGAGTGGATCGAAAAGGCCCGCGCCTCTTCGGACACCCTCGACTTCGCCGCCTTCAAGCAACTGGGCGAGCGTGGCGAGATGGTCAATCACCGCTACCCGATCTACCCGATCCGCTACTACGGGCAAGTCGAACCGAACCTGTTCAAGAAGGTGATCGGCCAGTACGTCGTCGGCCTGGACAAGAAAGAACCTGAAAGTACGACTGCGCACAGCGAAGCCGGCGCGGAGGAATAGAGATGCTTGGAAAACTGACTCTGGATGCGGTGCCGTATCACGAGCCAATCGTCATGATCACCCTGGCAGCGATTGCCCTGGGTGGTCTGTCGGTGGTCGCGGCGCTGACCTACTTCAAGAAGTGGGGCTACCTGTGGAAAGAATGGTTCACCTCGGTGGACCACAAGAAGATCGGCGTGATGTACATCATCGTCGCGCTGGTCATGCTGGTGCGCGGCTTCGCCGACGCCATCATGATGCGTACCCACCTGGCCATGGCCCACGGTGACAACCAGGGCTACCTGCCGCCCGAACACTACGACCAGATCTTCACCGCCCACGGCATCATCATGCTGATCTTCGTGGCGATGCCACTGGTCACCGGCCTGATGAACATCGTCGTGCCGCTGCAGATCGGCGCACGCGACGTCGCCTTCCCCTACCTGAACTCCCTGAGCTTCTGGCTGTTCGTCGGTGGCGCGGTGCTGATCAACCTGTCGCTGGGCCTGGGCGAGTTCGCCAAGACCGGCTGGGTCGCCTATCCGCCGCTATCGGGGATCGAATACAGCCCCGGCGTGGGGATGGACTACTACATCTGGAGCATGCAGCTCTCGGGCCTGGGGACGACGCTGACCGGCGTCAACTTCATCGCCACCATCATGAAGATGCGTGCCCCCGGCATGACCCTGATGAAGATGCCGATCTTCACTTGGACCATCCTCATCACCTGCATCATCATCGCCGGCGCCTTCCCTCCGCTGACCGCCGCCCTGGCGATGCTGACCATGGACCGCTACCTGGATTTCCACTTCTTCACCAATGAGCTGGGTGGGAATCCGATGATGTACGTCAACCTGTTCTGGATCTGGGGCCACCCTGAGGTGTACATCCTGATCCTGCCGGCGTTCGGCGTATTCTCCGAAGTGGTTGCCACCTTCTCGCGCAAGAAGCTGTTCGGCTACACCTCGATGGTCTGGGCCACCGCCGCGATCGGTATCCTGTCCTTCGTGGTCTGGCTGCACCACTTCTTCACCATGGGTTCCGGCGCCAACGTCAACGCCTTCTTCGGCATCATGACGTCGATCATCGCCATCCCCACCGGCGTGAAGATCTTCACCTGGCTGTTCACCATCTACCGCGGCCGCTACGAGCTGAACTCGATGACCTGGATGGTGCTGGGCTTCCTGGTCACCTTCACCATCGGCGGCATGACCGGCGTACTGCTGGCCGTTCCGGCAGCCGACTTCGTGCTGCACAACAGCCTGTTCCTGATCGCGCACTTCCATAACGTGATCATCGGCGGCGCCGTGTTCGGTTACCTGGTGGGTATCACCTACTGGTTCCCGAAAGCCTTCGGCTTCAAGCTGATCGACCGTTTCGGCACCTACTCCTTCTGGTGCTGGCTGGTCGGCTTCTACTTCGCCTTCATGCCGATGTACGTACTGGGCTTCATGGGCATGACCCGTCGCCTGAACCACTTCGACAACCCGGACTGGACCCCTTGGGTGCAGGTCGCCGTGGTCGGTGCGGTGCTGATCGGTATCGGCATCATCTTCACCGTGGTGCAGATCCTCGCCAGTATCGTCAAGCGCAACGAGAACCGCGACGTCACCGGCGACCCATGGGATGGCCGTACGCTGGAGTGGTCCACGTCCTCGCCGCCACCGTTCTACAACTTTGCCGTGATCCCGACCGCCGACAAGATCGACGCGTTCCACGAAGCCAAGAAAGCCGGTGTGGAACTGGCGCCGGTGCCCGAGCACTACGAGCCGATCCACATGCCGAAGAACACCGGCAATGGCCTGATCGTGTCGCTGTTCTGCCTGGCCTTCGGCTTCGCCATGATCTGGCATATCTGGTGGCTGGCCATCGTTGGCCTGGCCGGCGCGGTAATCAGCTTCATCGTGCGTTCCTATGACGACGATATCGATTACTACGTCCAGCCCGACGAGATCGCCCGTATCGAACTGGCTCATCAACAAGCCAAAGCCAACGCAGTCGTAAAGGCATAACCGATGTCCTCTATCGAAACTACTCACAACCACGACGCTCATGGTCACGACCATGAGCATCACCACGACACCAGCGGGATAAAGCTATTCGGTTTCTGGGTCTACCTGATGACCGACCTGCTGATCTTCGCCACCCTGTTCGCCACCTTCGCGGTGCTGAGCAATGCCTTCGCCGGTGGCCCCACCGCGAAGGAAATGCTCGGCCCGGGCCTGCACCTGGTACTGATCGAGACCTTCGCCCTGTTGTTCTCCAGTATCACCTACGGCATGGCGATGCTGGCCACCTACCGCGGCGACAAGGGCGCGGTACTGCGCTGGCTGGGTGTCACCTTCGTGTTCGGTGCGATCTTCCTCAGCATCGAACTGTATGAGTTCAACCACCTGATCCATGAAGGTGCCGGTCCGCAGACCAGCGCCTACTGGTCGGCGTTCTTCACCCTGGTCGGCACCCACGGTCTGCACGTGACCGCCGGCCTGCTGTGGATGATCGTGCTGATGCTGCAAGTCAGCAGCCGTGGCCTGACCGACACCAACAAGGTCCGCATCGGCCTGCTCAGCCTGTTCTGGCACTTCCTCGATGTGGTCTGGATCTGCGTATTTACCGTCGTCTACCTGCTGGGGGTGCTGTGATGGCTCACGAACACACCAATTCGGCTGGCGAAAGCCACGGCAGCGCCAAGGAATACCTGACCGGTTTCATCCTGTCGGTGATCCTCACGGTGATCCCGTTCGCCCTGATCATGTACCCGGACCTGCTGAACCTGAGCCGTGGTGCCACCCTGATCACCGTCGTGCTGTTCGGTATCGTGCAGATCCTCGTACACCTGGTGTACTTCCTGCACATGAGCACCGATTCGGAAGGACGCTGGAACACCATTTCCATGCTCTTCACCGTGCTGATCATCGTGCTCCTGGTCGGTCTGTCGATCTGGGTCATGTGGAGCATGCACTACCACATGATGATCAACTGAAGAATGCAGCAAATGCTCAAGCGATACCTGCTCCTGGTGAAGCCCGGAATCGTCTTCGGAAACCTGATTTCCGTGGCCGGTGGCTTCTTCCTGGCTTCCCGGGGTGACATCGACCTGGCGCTGTTCATCGCAACGGCGCTGGGCGTGTCGCTGGTCATTGCATCGGGTTGCGTGTTCAACAACTACATTGATCGCGACATCGACCAGAAGATGGAGCGGACCCGCAACCGAGTCATGGTCAAGGGGCTGGTCTCGCCAGCCCACGCCATCGTCTACGCCTGCGTCCTCGGCATCGCCGGCGTCGCCCTGCTCTACCTGGCCACCAACCTGCTGTCGGTGATGCTGGTACTGATGGGCTTCGTCGTCTATGTCGGCATCTACAGCCTGTGGATGAAGCGTCACTCGGTCTACGGCACTCTGGTCGGCAGCCTGTCGGGCGCTGCCCCGCCGGTGGTCGGCTACTGCGCCGTCAGCAACGAGTTCGACATGGGCGCGGCGATCCTGCTGCTGATCTTCAGCCTCTGGCAGATGCCGCATTCCTATGCCATCGCGATCTTCCGCTTCAACGACTACCAGGCGGCCAACATCCCGGTTCTACCGGTGATCAAGGGCATCTCGGCAGCCAAGCGGCACATCGTGCTGTACATCGCCGCGTTCATCGTCGCCACCCTGATGCTGACAATCAGCGGCTACGCCGGCTACAACTACTTCGTTGTCGCCGCGCTGAGCGGGGCCTACTGGCTGTGGATGGGCGTGTCGGGCTACAAGGCGGTCGACGACCGTGTGTGGGCGCGCAAGCTGTTTGTGTTCTCCATCGTCACCATCACCATGCTCAGCGTGATGATGTCGGTGGACTTCCAGTCGTCCGCGCCACAACAGGTGCTGGTGACCTCGCTCAACCACCTGTGCAGCCAGTACATGGATGTCGAGAAAGGGCTCTGCGCCGTGGTGGCGACACGCATCTGACGCTACCCGCCACATCGCGATTAACGAAAAGCCCCGCTCTGGTTCTCCAGGCGGGGCTTTTTCATTTCACCCTTGGAACCTGTTCACGATCTCGCGAGCTAGAGGACTGCAAGGCAAAAACAGGCGAGGAAGCGGAGTTTACGAGTTGTAAATGAGCATTCCGAGCCTGTTTTTAACGCAGCAGGACCGACGCGCAGCAGATCGTGAACAGGTTCTTCGCGGGTATTGCCTAACTGGCCAGGGTGCCTTGCAGGAAGGCGCTCTCGATCAGCGCCGCCAGGCCAGCCCTGGCCACGCGGCCACGGCGCTCGGCATCGCTCAGGCCGATCATGATATTGACCAGAATTTCCGTCAGCGCCGCTGCCGGGATGTCGATACGGAACAGGCCTTCGCGCTGGCCGCGCAGGAAGAAGGCGTCCAGCGAAGCGTCCCAGCCTGAGTCTTCGCAGAGGTTTTCCGGCCCCTCTTTCCAGAAGTACATCAGGAAGGAGGTCAGCTCGCGGTGCTCCAGGTTATTGGCTATCAGGCGCCGCAGGGCTTCCAGCGGCGGGCCGCTGTCCAGCTCTGCGGTGCGGATGGCCTCGCCCAGCACGAAGGCGCCGTGGGTCATCAGGCGTTCGATCAACTGTTCGCGGGTGCGGCAGAAGCGATACAGGGTGGTCTTGCTGATGCCGATGGCCTTCGCCAACTCCTGCAACGAAGCGCGCGGGTTGTCGATCAGCGCCAACGCCAGGGCCACCAGTATGCGGTTGTCTTCCTGTTCCGTGCCAAGAATCGCCATATCAACCCACCATCGTTTCAGAACGTCTCAAATACTTCGAGATTGAAACATATCGGCTTCCATATTGCATTCATGAGCGCAAATGTGAGCCAAATACGACAAAAATATATCTATAAAACCAAAACAAAAATAAATGAATCAAAGTTGATTTATTTAGACCCTTGAGACACCATCGGCACCCTTGCGAGTACACCACCGAAGGTACCGATCATGAAACGCCCGCTGCCCTTGCTCACCATCGCCCTGGCGATACTTCTTGCCGGTTGCGGCCAGGCACAGGACGCCGCGCCCGCGGCCGCCCCGTTGCCGACGGTCGAAACGATCACCACCGAAGCACGCCCGCTGACGCTGTCCAGCGAGTTGCCGGGGCGCATCGAGCCCGTGCGGGTGGCCGAAGTGCGGGCACGGGTGGCAGGCATCCTGCTCAAGCGGTATTTCGAGGAAGGCGCCGACGTCAAGGCCGGCCAGGTGCTGTTCCAGATCGACCCGGCGCCCTTCAAGGCAGCGCTGTCCCGCGCCCAGGGCGAACTGGCCAGGGCCGAGGCGACGCTGTACGACGCCCAGGCGGTGGTCCGTCGCTATACCCCGCTGGTCGAGATCGAAGCGGTCAGCCAGCAGGATTTCGACACCGCCCAGGCCGCGCTGAAAAGCGCCCAGGCCGCGCGCCAGTCGGCCGCCGCTGAAGTGGAAACCGCACGCCTGAATCTTGGTTACGCCACCGTCACCGCACCAATCGACGGGCGCATCGGCCGCGCGCTGGCGACCGAGGGCGCGCTAGTCGGGCAGAACGAAGCCACCGCACTGGCCAATATCCAGCAGCTCGACCCGATCTACGCCGACTTCCGCCAGCCGGTCGCCGACCTGCTGAACCTGCGCGACGCCATCGCCGAGGGTCGCCTGACCGGGGAAAACGGCCAGGTCGTCCCCATCAGCGTGTCCGTCGAAGGCACCCGCTACACCCGCGACGGCCACCTGCTGTTCTCCGACATCACGGTCGACCGTGGCACCGGCCAGGTCTCCCTGCGCGGCCAGTTGGCCAACCCGGACGCCCTGCTGTTGCCGGGCATGTACGTGCGCGTGCGCATCGCCCAGGGCAGCGACCCACAGGCCATCCTCGTGCCGCAGCGCGCCGTGCGCCTGTCCACCGACGGCAAGTCGCAGGTGCTGGTGGTC is part of the Pseudomonas sp. ABC1 genome and encodes:
- a CDS encoding DUF6436 domain-containing protein, which codes for MSLLRRAVQRLTFKHLVIALILLILLAITLIWWRTGAAYLRPYSEQAVFFQGDSLRLPPELAGPGPIRVVHFWDPACKRCNGEPDAHLRYLIGIYRFSGIEFYSVQRPGSSGELAPFLQGLLKPLPGIEGMEALPASPALAIWDKDGELAYAGPYSEGLVCNSSNSFVEPVLDALTSGRKLTLSSNLAVGCYCTWGE
- the cyoA gene encoding ubiquinol oxidase subunit II, with translation MKEEKCHRYLRLLLMTFALAALSGCDWALFDSKGQVGAEQGKLILIAVGLMLIVVIPVIIMTFVFGWRYRSTNKDASYTPEWSHSHKIELVVWGVPLIIVAILAVLIWKTSHSLDPYRPLESDKPALQIEVVSLDWKWLFIYPEQGVAMVNELVIPEKTPVTFHITSDTTMNTLSIPQLGGMIYAMGGQRTQLNLIANEQGEFFGQSGNYSGIGFSAMRFTTHSVSDQAFDEWIEKARASSDTLDFAAFKQLGERGEMVNHRYPIYPIRYYGQVEPNLFKKVIGQYVVGLDKKEPESTTAHSEAGAEE
- the cyoB gene encoding cytochrome o ubiquinol oxidase subunit I translates to MLGKLTLDAVPYHEPIVMITLAAIALGGLSVVAALTYFKKWGYLWKEWFTSVDHKKIGVMYIIVALVMLVRGFADAIMMRTHLAMAHGDNQGYLPPEHYDQIFTAHGIIMLIFVAMPLVTGLMNIVVPLQIGARDVAFPYLNSLSFWLFVGGAVLINLSLGLGEFAKTGWVAYPPLSGIEYSPGVGMDYYIWSMQLSGLGTTLTGVNFIATIMKMRAPGMTLMKMPIFTWTILITCIIIAGAFPPLTAALAMLTMDRYLDFHFFTNELGGNPMMYVNLFWIWGHPEVYILILPAFGVFSEVVATFSRKKLFGYTSMVWATAAIGILSFVVWLHHFFTMGSGANVNAFFGIMTSIIAIPTGVKIFTWLFTIYRGRYELNSMTWMVLGFLVTFTIGGMTGVLLAVPAADFVLHNSLFLIAHFHNVIIGGAVFGYLVGITYWFPKAFGFKLIDRFGTYSFWCWLVGFYFAFMPMYVLGFMGMTRRLNHFDNPDWTPWVQVAVVGAVLIGIGIIFTVVQILASIVKRNENRDVTGDPWDGRTLEWSTSSPPPFYNFAVIPTADKIDAFHEAKKAGVELAPVPEHYEPIHMPKNTGNGLIVSLFCLAFGFAMIWHIWWLAIVGLAGAVISFIVRSYDDDIDYYVQPDEIARIELAHQQAKANAVVKA
- the cyoC gene encoding cytochrome o ubiquinol oxidase subunit III, translating into MSSIETTHNHDAHGHDHEHHHDTSGIKLFGFWVYLMTDLLIFATLFATFAVLSNAFAGGPTAKEMLGPGLHLVLIETFALLFSSITYGMAMLATYRGDKGAVLRWLGVTFVFGAIFLSIELYEFNHLIHEGAGPQTSAYWSAFFTLVGTHGLHVTAGLLWMIVLMLQVSSRGLTDTNKVRIGLLSLFWHFLDVVWICVFTVVYLLGVL
- the cyoD gene encoding cytochrome o ubiquinol oxidase subunit IV, whose product is MAHEHTNSAGESHGSAKEYLTGFILSVILTVIPFALIMYPDLLNLSRGATLITVVLFGIVQILVHLVYFLHMSTDSEGRWNTISMLFTVLIIVLLVGLSIWVMWSMHYHMMIN
- the cyoE gene encoding heme o synthase, which gives rise to MLKRYLLLVKPGIVFGNLISVAGGFFLASRGDIDLALFIATALGVSLVIASGCVFNNYIDRDIDQKMERTRNRVMVKGLVSPAHAIVYACVLGIAGVALLYLATNLLSVMLVLMGFVVYVGIYSLWMKRHSVYGTLVGSLSGAAPPVVGYCAVSNEFDMGAAILLLIFSLWQMPHSYAIAIFRFNDYQAANIPVLPVIKGISAAKRHIVLYIAAFIVATLMLTISGYAGYNYFVVAALSGAYWLWMGVSGYKAVDDRVWARKLFVFSIVTITMLSVMMSVDFQSSAPQQVLVTSLNHLCSQYMDVEKGLCAVVATRI
- a CDS encoding winged helix-turn-helix transcriptional regulator, whose product is MAILGTEQEDNRILVALALALIDNPRASLQELAKAIGISKTTLYRFCRTREQLIERLMTHGAFVLGEAIRTAELDSGPPLEALRRLIANNLEHRELTSFLMYFWKEGPENLCEDSGWDASLDAFFLRGQREGLFRIDIPAAALTEILVNIMIGLSDAERRGRVARAGLAALIESAFLQGTLAS
- a CDS encoding efflux RND transporter periplasmic adaptor subunit, with protein sequence MKRPLPLLTIALAILLAGCGQAQDAAPAAAPLPTVETITTEARPLTLSSELPGRIEPVRVAEVRARVAGILLKRYFEEGADVKAGQVLFQIDPAPFKAALSRAQGELARAEATLYDAQAVVRRYTPLVEIEAVSQQDFDTAQAALKSAQAARQSAAAEVETARLNLGYATVTAPIDGRIGRALATEGALVGQNEATALANIQQLDPIYADFRQPVADLLNLRDAIAEGRLTGENGQVVPISVSVEGTRYTRDGHLLFSDITVDRGTGQVSLRGQLANPDALLLPGMYVRVRIAQGSDPQAILVPQRAVRLSTDGKSQVLVVGEGDVVQARPVRTGAMYGADWHILEGLQAGERVIVGGSANPGDQVAIASAAAPAAND